In Streptomyces venezuelae, the sequence CACATGCCCGTGCAGGACGGCGTTGGCGGCGAGTTCGGCGACGAGGAGCCCGGCGTCGGCGGAGAGCGCGGTGGTCTCCGGAATGCCCCAGTCATGGAGCTCCACGAGGGCCAGCTGGCGGGCGAGGCGCGCCCCGCGCCGGGTGCAGCTGAAACGCTGAGTGAACACGCGTACGAGGGTCCGGGCCGGGCCGGAAGGTGCGGTCATGGCGCCAACATCCCGTGCGGCCAGGGTCGTTCGACACCAAGCGAACTCGTACAAACCATCTGTACGAGTTCACTCCCTGGACAGTGCGAGTCACGGTGCGTGAACATTTTTCGCGGAGGTGACCGCCATGGTGAGTGCCGACGACAGCGGCGACGACGAGGTCGAACCGGATGACAGCCTGCGCAGCTTCGGCGAGACGGTCAAGGCCTCGCGAAAGCGGGCCGGCCTGACCCAGGAACAACTGGCCGTCCTGGTCGGCTACTCGGTGCAGTACGTCGGCTCGGTGGAACAGGGACGCCGCCACCCGTCGCAGAAGTTCGTCAACAAGTGCGATGCGGCGCTGAACGCGCACGGCGTGATCATCATCGCGGCCCGGCAGTTGTCGCGGCGGCGCGGGCTGGCGTCCTGGTTCCGGCGGTGGGCGGAGCACGAGGCGGGCGCCGTCATCCTCAACACGTACGAGTGCCGCTCGGTCCCAGGGCTCCTCCAGCCGGAGTCCTACGCCCGCGCCCTCATCGACAACGTCCCGCCCCTGGCGACCCCTGAGGAGGCCGACGCCCGGGTGGCGGTGCGGATGGCGCGCCAGAAACTGCTGTACCGGATCCCGTACATCCTGTTCAGCTTCGTCATCGAGCAGTCGCTGATCGAACGGCGGACGGGCGGCCCGGAGGTCACGCGGGAGCTGATCGACCGGCTGCTGGAATGCGGGCAACTCCCCAACGTCGACATCCAGATCATGCCGACGGTCAGCCCGCAACACGCGGGCACCGACGGCCCCTTCCAGCTCCTGGAAACCGATGAGCACGAGTGGCTCGGGTACACCGAGGGACAGCAGACGGGACAGGTGATTTCGGACCCGAAAGACATCAGCCTGCTCCACCAGCGGTATGCCAAACTTCGCATCCAGGCCCTCAATCCTGCGGACAACAGGGCCCTGTTGATGCGAATGCGAGGATCCCTGTGAACAGCTCCGAGTTGCGCTGGTTCAAGAGCACCTACAGCGGCAGCCAGGGTGACAGCTGCGTCGAAGTCGCCCTCTCCTGGAACAAGTCCACGTACAGCGGCAGCCAGGGCGACGACTGCGTCGAGGTCGCCGCGTGCGCGGACTCCGTCCACGTCCGGGACTCCAAGGTGACGGCCGGCCCCGAGCTGGCCGTCGCGGCCACGAGCTGGGGGGCCTTCCTGGCCGGGGTGGTCGGGGTCGTCGCGCGCCCCTGACGCGCCCTTGAGCGCCCCTCATGCGCTACACAGGGTGACCGCCATTGGGGTGAAACACCGTTTCCCGTGAACTCTCCGTGATGTTGATCCGGTCGCGTGCCGTCTGTCCGGCGCGTCGATCGAACTTCTTAGGAGAGTGTCATGCGTATTCGCTCTGCCCTGACGGCGTCCGTCCTGGCTGCCGGCATCCTGCTGGGCGGCGCCGGCGCGGCCCTGGCCAACGACGGCGTCGACATCGAGGGCTTCTCCGCCGGGCACAAGGCCTTCGCGAAGAACTGCTCCTCCTTCGCCGGCATTCCGGCGAAGATCGGCCCCCTGTACGCCGACAACTGCGAGGCCGAGGGCGAGAAGGAGTGGGCGAAGGCCTACCACCTGGGCGCCTGACGACCGGCGTCCGGCGGCCGGGGCCCGTCCCACGGGGCTCCGGCCGCCGGACCGGCCGCGCAGCGGCCTCCCCAACCAGCCCTGCCACGGCGGGGTTTCGTAGTCTGACGGGCATGATCGATTCACATGCTCATGTCCGCGTGGCCCGGCCCTCCCTCGACTTGGGGGCCGCCGAGCGGTTCTACGTCGACGGGCTCGGGCTGCAGGTGCAGTGGCGCAGCGCCGAGAGCAAGCCCGGGGAACACGACC encodes:
- a CDS encoding helix-turn-helix domain-containing protein produces the protein MVSADDSGDDEVEPDDSLRSFGETVKASRKRAGLTQEQLAVLVGYSVQYVGSVEQGRRHPSQKFVNKCDAALNAHGVIIIAARQLSRRRGLASWFRRWAEHEAGAVILNTYECRSVPGLLQPESYARALIDNVPPLATPEEADARVAVRMARQKLLYRIPYILFSFVIEQSLIERRTGGPEVTRELIDRLLECGQLPNVDIQIMPTVSPQHAGTDGPFQLLETDEHEWLGYTEGQQTGQVISDPKDISLLHQRYAKLRIQALNPADNRALLMRMRGSL
- a CDS encoding DUF397 domain-containing protein is translated as MNSSELRWFKSTYSGSQGDSCVEVALSWNKSTYSGSQGDDCVEVAACADSVHVRDSKVTAGPELAVAATSWGAFLAGVVGVVARP